The proteins below are encoded in one region of Sporosarcina sp. FSL K6-1508:
- a CDS encoding GAF domain-containing protein: MFENQAFNYQQEIERLKDLFEFDFVALALVQSVESRFAHKWEYVSGNRSNRYRRITLQTGKGIAGHVFKTGKPLFIQDVATTLAPNDLFNYPIVVAEGLKSFGAIPLYKYNRVNGVLLVAYRDDKRMTTETFIEFENNVGPNFGPYYSKEMVKH, from the coding sequence ATGTTCGAAAACCAAGCTTTCAATTATCAGCAGGAAATAGAACGGTTGAAAGACTTATTTGAATTCGACTTTGTCGCTTTAGCACTTGTTCAGTCGGTTGAAAGTCGTTTTGCTCACAAATGGGAATATGTAAGCGGCAATCGAAGTAATCGATATAGACGTATTACTTTACAAACTGGAAAAGGGATTGCAGGCCATGTGTTTAAAACAGGGAAACCGCTTTTCATTCAAGATGTAGCTACTACTCTTGCACCAAATGATTTGTTTAATTATCCCATCGTCGTTGCAGAAGGATTGAAAAGTTTTGGAGCGATTCCGCTCTATAAGTACAATCGTGTAAATGGGGTATTGCTAGTTGCATATCGTGATGACAAAAGGATGACTACTGAAACGTTTATAGAATTCGAAAATAATGTTGGACCAAATTTCGGTCCGTACTATAGTAAGGAGATGGTCAAGCATTGA
- the narI gene encoding respiratory nitrate reductase subunit gamma gives MGNQFLWVIFPYLCMATFVVGHIFRYRNDQFGWTAKSSEFIEKKQLMIGSLLFHIGIMPVIAGHVVGLAVPKEWTQALGISDHMYHMGAVWGGGFFGVVTFLGMFILTYRRFALKNVRKLSTASDLIVNSLLLFIVFIGMYSVIATSITQPEFDYRSSISIWFRSLLIFRPEGAYMLGVPLAFQLHVLSGFLIFAMWPFTRLVHVWSVPLNYVGRSYILYRRHRNN, from the coding sequence ATGGGTAATCAATTTTTATGGGTCATTTTTCCTTATCTTTGCATGGCAACATTTGTTGTAGGGCATATTTTCAGATATCGGAACGACCAGTTTGGCTGGACTGCAAAATCAAGTGAATTTATCGAAAAGAAACAGCTGATGATAGGTAGTTTACTGTTCCATATCGGCATCATGCCCGTAATAGCGGGCCATGTCGTGGGGCTTGCTGTTCCGAAGGAGTGGACGCAGGCGCTTGGCATAAGTGATCATATGTACCATATGGGTGCTGTATGGGGCGGGGGATTTTTTGGAGTCGTCACGTTCTTGGGGATGTTCATTTTAACGTATCGCCGTTTTGCATTGAAAAATGTACGTAAATTGTCAACAGCTTCAGATTTAATCGTTAACTCACTTTTGTTGTTCATTGTTTTCATCGGCATGTATAGCGTGATTGCGACAAGTATTACACAACCGGAGTTTGATTACCGCAGTTCCATTTCGATATGGTTCCGATCCTTACTTATCTTTCGGCCTGAGGGTGCCTATATGTTAGGTGTTCCGCTAGCATTTCAGCTGCATGTATTATCCGGGTTCCTTATTTTTGCAATGTGGCCATTTACTAGACTCGTTCATGTGTGGAGTGTACCGTTGAATTATGTGGGAAGAAGCTATATTCTATATAGAAGGCACCGTAATAACTAA
- a CDS encoding nitrate reductase molybdenum cofactor assembly chaperone, with protein sequence MIDLQKLYNEKHAFGFFAQQLTYPEKVNFQPSVMEESFDSSHPAYVHIKKYWELMHEYSFDDIQEMYTYTFDFQTDSTLFMTYVKYQDAKDRGQMLAKLKVLYEMFGLNMPAGELSDFLPLMCEFIYACEWVGDPRAEQSFSMLLAVMEDGTYHLLKALEKYNSPYFHLIKGMRETFKSCALQEATTNG encoded by the coding sequence GTGATTGATCTGCAGAAGCTGTATAACGAAAAACATGCATTTGGCTTCTTCGCACAGCAACTTACGTACCCAGAAAAAGTGAATTTTCAACCGTCGGTCATGGAAGAGTCATTTGACTCTTCTCATCCGGCATATGTGCATATTAAAAAATACTGGGAGCTAATGCATGAATACAGCTTCGATGACATCCAGGAAATGTATACATATACGTTTGATTTCCAGACAGACTCGACGTTGTTCATGACCTACGTAAAGTATCAGGATGCGAAAGATCGCGGTCAAATGCTTGCTAAATTGAAAGTGCTTTATGAAATGTTCGGATTGAATATGCCAGCTGGTGAACTGTCTGACTTTTTACCCCTTATGTGCGAATTTATTTACGCGTGTGAGTGGGTAGGTGATCCAAGGGCAGAACAAAGTTTTAGTATGCTTCTCGCAGTAATGGAGGATGGAACATATCATCTGTTAAAAGCGCTGGAGAAATATAATAGCCCCTACTTCCATCTAATTAAGGGAATGAGGGAAACCTTTAAGTCATGTGCTCTTCAGGAGGCGACTACAAATGGGTAA
- the narH gene encoding nitrate reductase subunit beta, with translation MKIKAQVAMVMNLDKCIGCHTCSVTCKTTWTNREGAEYMWFNNVETKPGIGYPKRWEDQELYKGGWQINKKGKLELKSGSKLSKIALGKIFYNPDMPEMKDYYVPWTYDYEKLTSATDSKHTPVARAKSVVTGEYMDLEWGPNWEDQLAGAHITGPMDPNIEKIEEEIKFNFEQAFMMYLPRLCEHCLNPSCVASCPSGAIYKRDEDGIVLVDQEACRGWRYCMTGCPYKKVYFNWKTNKAEKCTFCFPRIESGLPTVCSETCTGRIRYLGVLLYDADRVLEAASTPNEKELYKAQIDLFLDPNDPEVIAQARKDGITEEWIEGAQNSPVYKLAIEYKLAFPLHPEYRTLPMVWYVPPLSPIMNYFEGKDSIKNPDMIFPAIEEMRIPIQYLANMLTAGDTETVKGALQKMAMMRSYMRAVSSGKEFDESRLERVGLTAQQTKAMYRLLAIAKYEDRFVIPTAHKEGHMNAYRSQGSEGYAEMGDYSMGTSESPYSYAGIKQEDSSCDGCGTQPQAKSGKEIYEENFYGGIWRD, from the coding sequence TTGAAGATTAAAGCACAAGTTGCAATGGTTATGAATCTAGATAAATGTATTGGTTGCCATACTTGCAGTGTTACGTGTAAAACGACATGGACAAACCGTGAAGGCGCGGAGTATATGTGGTTCAATAACGTTGAAACAAAACCGGGAATCGGCTATCCAAAACGCTGGGAAGACCAGGAACTTTACAAAGGTGGATGGCAAATTAATAAAAAAGGTAAGTTGGAGCTGAAATCGGGTTCGAAACTATCGAAAATTGCCCTTGGTAAAATTTTCTACAACCCGGATATGCCCGAGATGAAAGACTACTACGTGCCATGGACATATGATTACGAAAAACTGACGTCTGCAACAGACAGTAAGCATACGCCTGTTGCTCGTGCAAAGTCTGTTGTGACGGGTGAATACATGGATCTCGAATGGGGGCCGAACTGGGAAGATCAGCTTGCCGGAGCTCATATTACCGGGCCTATGGATCCTAATATCGAAAAGATAGAAGAAGAAATTAAATTCAACTTTGAACAAGCGTTTATGATGTACCTGCCAAGGTTGTGTGAACACTGTCTCAATCCGAGCTGTGTTGCTTCATGTCCTTCAGGCGCGATTTACAAGCGGGATGAGGATGGGATTGTCCTTGTTGACCAAGAAGCTTGCCGTGGCTGGCGCTATTGTATGACTGGCTGTCCTTACAAGAAAGTCTATTTTAACTGGAAAACGAATAAGGCCGAGAAATGTACATTCTGTTTCCCGCGCATTGAGTCAGGATTGCCGACTGTCTGTTCTGAGACATGCACAGGCCGGATTCGCTATTTAGGCGTTCTTCTATATGACGCAGATCGTGTTCTTGAAGCAGCTTCTACACCGAACGAAAAAGAGTTGTATAAAGCACAGATTGATCTCTTTCTTGATCCAAATGATCCTGAAGTTATCGCCCAGGCAAGAAAAGATGGGATTACAGAAGAATGGATTGAAGGCGCTCAAAATTCGCCGGTCTATAAATTGGCGATTGAATATAAGCTTGCTTTCCCCCTTCACCCTGAATACCGCACGTTGCCAATGGTCTGGTATGTCCCACCATTGAGCCCAATCATGAATTACTTTGAAGGAAAAGACTCGATTAAGAATCCGGATATGATTTTCCCGGCAATCGAGGAAATGCGGATTCCGATTCAATACCTTGCGAATATGCTCACGGCGGGGGACACCGAAACTGTGAAAGGTGCGCTGCAAAAAATGGCAATGATGCGTTCATACATGCGTGCCGTTTCTTCCGGAAAAGAATTCGATGAATCACGCCTGGAACGTGTCGGTCTGACTGCTCAACAAACGAAGGCGATGTACAGATTGCTGGCAATCGCAAAATATGAAGACCGTTTTGTCATCCCGACGGCTCATAAAGAGGGCCACATGAATGCATACCGTTCTCAAGGCTCCGAAGGTTATGCCGAAATGGGCGACTACAGTATGGGCACATCGGAAAGTCCATACAGCTATGCGGGAATAAAACAAGAAGATAGTAGCTGTGATGGTTGTGGTACGCAGCCTCAAGCGAAATCGGGCAAAGAAATTTACGAAGAGAACTTCTACGGGGGGATTTGGCGTGATTGA
- a CDS encoding nitrate reductase subunit alpha encodes MKKKFELNYFKPVERFSGNWSILEEKSRDWENMYRQRWSHDKVVRTTHGVNCTGSCSWKVFVKNGIITWENQQIDYPSCGPDMPEFEPRGCPRGASFSWYEYSPLRVKYPYIRGKLWRMWSQAVAELKDPVKAWASIVEDPIKADEYKKARGKGGHVRVNWRDATLMISAQLIYTIQKYGPDRVAGFTPIPAMSMVSYASGARFISLLGGEMLSFYDWYADLPPSSPQIWGEQTDVPESSDWFNAGYIIMWGSNVPLTRTPDAHFMTEVRYKGTKVVSVAPDYAESVTHADDWISANPGTDAAVAQAMTHVILDEFYEQRKEPMFLNYAKQYTDMPFLITLDAHEDSYKAGRFLRASDIGQASEHAEWKPVIFDEAKSEVIVPNGTMGQRWEEDKKWNLILDSVDGTRVEPALSIAEHGAEWKEIVFPFFDNVSNGTFKRPIPVKKILLADGTESLVTTVHDLMLSQYGVNRIGSDLEASGYDDAGSFYTPAWQEKITSVKPELVIQIAREFAHNALETGGRSMIIMGAGINHWFNSDTIYRSILNLVMLTGCQGVNGGGWAHYVGQEKCRPIEGWSTIAFARDWQAPARLQNATSYFYFGTDQWKYEEMGADLLMSPTGGKARYQHPADYNVLAARLGWLPSYPQFNKNSLMFAEEAAKEGKTTTQEIVNYTLEQIKSGETQFAIEDPDAPENFPRSLFVWRSNLVSSSAKGQEYFMKHLFGASHALLATPNEDVKPEEIVWRDDVEGKLDLLVALDFRMTTTPLYADVVLPAATWYEKHDLSSTDMHPFVHPFNPAVDPLWESRSDWDIYRALAETFSEMAKVHLPGVYKDLVTTPLAHDSIQEIAQPYGEVKDWKKGEVEAIPGKTMPAMTIVERDYTQIYDKYVTLGPLLSTGKVGAHGVSFSVADEYEMMKGINGTYFDESIKNGLPKLHTAKHAAEAMLTLSSATNGRVSQKAFAAAELDTGVELKDISADRAAERFTFAGITAQPREVIPTPVFSGSNKLGRRYSPFTTNIERLVPFRTLTGRQHFYIDHELFLEFGEGLPVYKPTLPPMVFGPRDKKIIGGQDSLVLRYLTPHGKWNIHTTYQDNQHMLTLFRGGPTVWISSENAEEHGIDDNQWLEVYNRNGVVTARAVVSHRIPKGTMFMYHAQDKHIQVPGSEISEERGGSHNAPTRIHMKPTQMVGGYAQLSYGFNYYGPIGNQRDEYVAVRKMKEVNWLED; translated from the coding sequence ATGAAGAAAAAGTTTGAACTTAATTACTTCAAACCGGTTGAACGTTTTTCGGGAAATTGGTCAATTTTAGAAGAAAAAAGTCGAGATTGGGAAAATATGTACCGGCAACGTTGGTCGCACGACAAAGTTGTACGGACGACGCACGGCGTGAACTGCACAGGCTCATGCAGTTGGAAAGTATTTGTGAAAAATGGAATTATTACGTGGGAAAATCAGCAAATTGACTATCCTTCATGCGGACCCGATATGCCTGAATTTGAACCGCGAGGATGTCCTCGTGGAGCCTCTTTTTCTTGGTATGAGTATAGTCCTCTTCGAGTGAAGTACCCCTACATACGAGGAAAACTATGGCGCATGTGGAGCCAAGCCGTTGCTGAACTGAAAGATCCGGTGAAAGCATGGGCAAGCATTGTAGAGGATCCTATAAAAGCAGATGAATATAAAAAAGCACGTGGAAAAGGCGGACATGTCCGTGTTAACTGGAGAGACGCGACGTTAATGATTTCTGCGCAGCTCATTTACACAATCCAAAAGTATGGACCTGACAGAGTTGCCGGATTTACACCGATTCCCGCGATGTCAATGGTCAGTTATGCGTCAGGGGCGCGATTTATCTCTCTTCTTGGCGGTGAAATGCTTAGTTTCTATGACTGGTATGCAGACTTACCGCCTTCTTCACCGCAAATCTGGGGTGAGCAGACAGATGTTCCTGAATCGAGTGATTGGTTTAACGCCGGTTACATTATTATGTGGGGATCGAATGTGCCCCTAACGAGAACACCAGATGCTCACTTCATGACAGAAGTGCGCTACAAAGGAACAAAAGTAGTTTCCGTTGCTCCTGATTACGCGGAAAGTGTTACACATGCGGATGATTGGATTTCGGCAAATCCCGGAACGGACGCAGCAGTTGCTCAAGCAATGACGCATGTCATTCTCGATGAATTTTATGAACAACGTAAAGAGCCGATGTTCTTGAATTACGCGAAACAATATACAGATATGCCTTTCCTGATAACACTCGATGCACATGAAGATTCATATAAAGCTGGTCGATTTTTACGGGCAAGTGATATTGGTCAAGCTTCCGAGCACGCAGAATGGAAACCGGTAATTTTCGATGAGGCAAAAAGTGAAGTGATTGTCCCGAACGGTACGATGGGACAGCGCTGGGAAGAAGACAAGAAGTGGAACCTAATTCTTGATAGTGTAGATGGGACACGCGTTGAGCCAGCCTTGTCGATCGCTGAACATGGCGCGGAATGGAAAGAGATTGTCTTCCCATTCTTCGATAATGTGTCAAATGGAACATTTAAACGTCCGATTCCTGTAAAGAAAATATTGCTTGCGGACGGAACAGAAAGTCTTGTAACGACTGTTCATGATTTGATGTTAAGCCAGTATGGTGTCAACCGGATCGGCAGTGATCTTGAAGCTTCCGGCTATGATGATGCCGGGTCATTTTACACGCCCGCATGGCAAGAGAAAATCACGAGTGTGAAACCCGAACTGGTTATCCAAATCGCACGGGAATTTGCACATAACGCACTTGAAACAGGCGGTCGTTCCATGATTATTATGGGAGCGGGCATTAATCACTGGTTTAACAGTGACACGATTTATAGATCAATTCTTAACCTAGTTATGTTAACTGGTTGTCAAGGCGTTAATGGTGGTGGCTGGGCCCATTACGTTGGTCAAGAAAAATGCCGTCCGATTGAAGGATGGAGCACAATCGCATTTGCACGTGACTGGCAAGCACCGGCGCGACTTCAAAACGCGACATCTTATTTCTATTTTGGAACTGATCAATGGAAGTACGAGGAAATGGGCGCGGATCTTCTTATGTCACCGACAGGCGGAAAAGCCCGCTATCAGCATCCGGCAGACTATAACGTATTGGCTGCACGACTTGGTTGGTTGCCGTCTTATCCCCAATTCAACAAGAATAGTCTGATGTTTGCAGAAGAGGCAGCAAAAGAAGGAAAAACAACCACACAGGAAATCGTTAATTATACACTGGAACAAATCAAGTCAGGCGAAACGCAATTTGCAATTGAAGATCCGGATGCTCCGGAAAACTTCCCGCGGTCTCTATTTGTTTGGCGCTCTAACTTAGTGTCGAGTTCTGCAAAAGGTCAGGAATACTTTATGAAACATTTATTCGGCGCTTCCCATGCTCTGCTTGCAACGCCAAATGAAGATGTTAAGCCTGAAGAAATTGTTTGGCGTGATGACGTAGAAGGAAAACTTGATCTTCTCGTAGCACTGGATTTCCGGATGACAACAACTCCGTTGTACGCAGATGTCGTTCTTCCAGCAGCAACTTGGTATGAGAAACACGACCTTTCTTCAACGGATATGCATCCATTTGTTCACCCGTTCAACCCAGCAGTTGACCCACTTTGGGAATCTCGTTCGGATTGGGATATCTACCGCGCACTTGCGGAAACCTTCTCGGAAATGGCGAAAGTTCATCTTCCGGGCGTTTATAAAGATCTTGTCACTACACCGCTTGCGCATGATTCTATCCAGGAAATTGCCCAGCCTTATGGCGAAGTGAAGGACTGGAAAAAAGGCGAGGTTGAAGCGATACCGGGTAAAACAATGCCCGCTATGACAATTGTGGAACGTGATTACACACAAATTTACGATAAATACGTCACGCTTGGACCGTTATTATCAACAGGTAAAGTAGGAGCACACGGCGTCAGTTTCTCTGTCGCGGATGAATATGAAATGATGAAGGGCATCAACGGCACCTATTTCGATGAATCCATCAAAAACGGTTTGCCGAAACTGCATACAGCAAAGCACGCGGCGGAAGCAATGCTGACACTATCTTCTGCAACGAATGGTCGCGTTTCTCAAAAGGCTTTTGCAGCAGCGGAATTGGATACCGGCGTTGAACTGAAAGATATTTCAGCCGATCGTGCTGCAGAACGCTTTACGTTTGCAGGTATCACTGCACAGCCGCGAGAAGTGATTCCGACACCGGTATTCTCCGGTTCAAATAAACTTGGTCGCCGTTACTCGCCATTTACAACGAATATTGAACGGCTGGTTCCGTTCAGAACATTGACAGGCAGACAGCATTTCTATATTGATCATGAATTATTCTTGGAATTCGGTGAAGGCTTACCGGTTTATAAACCGACGCTTCCGCCGATGGTATTCGGACCACGGGATAAAAAAATCATTGGCGGACAAGATTCACTCGTTCTGCGGTATTTGACACCCCATGGTAAGTGGAACATTCACACGACGTATCAGGATAATCAGCATATGCTAACGTTGTTTCGCGGCGGGCCGACTGTCTGGATTTCTAGTGAAAATGCAGAAGAGCATGGGATTGACGATAATCAGTGGCTTGAAGTGTACAACCGAAACGGTGTGGTTACTGCGCGTGCCGTCGTCAGTCACAGAATACCAAAAGGAACGATGTTCATGTATCACGCACAAGACAAACATATTCAAGTGCCAGGCTCTGAGATCTCAGAGGAACGGGGTGGAAGCCATAACGCACCGACGCGGATTCATATGAAACCGACGCAAATGGTTGGCGGATACGCGCAGCTCAGTTATGGATTCAACTATTATGGACCAATCGGAAATCAGCGGGATGAGTATGTAGCAGTCCGCAAGATGAAGGAGGTAAACTGGCTTGAAGATTAA
- the ric gene encoding iron-sulfur cluster repair di-iron protein, with translation MSQLALDTQVSDIVTALPQSADLFRNLRIDFCCGGKVALKEAAEKRGLDPKEVLTSLKEMEQKREMRESIHPSSFGNKTLIAYIQEKYHADLREELPLLAPYIMKVARVHGGKYPYLLRVQEIFKTLRTELLDHTDDEDRNVFPLIQKFMENPTPALKEKLKPHVFELEEEHDNAGKLLKELRDITGDFTLPEDACGTFQIVYKRLEQLEKDTFDHVHLENNVLFDRVRAAI, from the coding sequence CAGCACTTCCTCAAAGTGCTGATTTGTTCAGAAATCTGCGCATCGATTTTTGCTGCGGTGGAAAAGTGGCCCTCAAAGAAGCCGCAGAAAAACGCGGTCTTGATCCAAAGGAAGTGTTAACGAGTTTAAAAGAGATGGAACAGAAGCGTGAAATGCGTGAAAGCATTCATCCATCTTCATTCGGCAATAAAACATTGATTGCTTATATTCAAGAAAAGTATCATGCAGATTTACGGGAAGAATTGCCTTTGCTGGCCCCTTATATAATGAAAGTTGCTCGTGTCCACGGAGGGAAGTATCCTTATCTGTTACGTGTTCAAGAAATCTTTAAAACATTGCGCACCGAATTGCTTGATCATACAGATGATGAAGACAGAAATGTATTCCCGCTCATTCAAAAGTTCATGGAAAATCCAACGCCGGCATTAAAAGAAAAATTGAAGCCGCATGTATTCGAACTCGAGGAAGAGCACGACAACGCAGGGAAGCTGCTGAAGGAATTGAGAGATATTACCGGCGATTTCACTCTTCCGGAAGATGCCTGTGGGACATTCCAGATTGTCTACAAACGGCTCGAACAGCTTGAAAAAGACACATTCGATCATGTTCATCTCGAAAATAATGTGCTATTTGATCGCGTACGAGCTGCAATATGA